DNA from Halodesulfovibrio sp.:
AAATCCATACGGAATATCCGAATAGTATTATTGCTTGTGTGTGGAGCAGCTCTTTTGGCTTGTCCTGCGTTGGCTGTGTATGACGAAAAGGAAGGAACTTCAACGCAGGAAGAGTGGGAAAAAGCATTCAAAGAGTGGGACAGCGCACGGCAGGTTTGGCATGAACCGAAGGAAGCTCCTAATAAAATGCCGTTTCCAGATAGTTACCGTGATTGGAATGTGTTAAGCGTTTCCTACCGTGAAGACAAGGAGTCTTTACGAGTGATAATGGGTAATGACGTGGCAATGCTTGCAGCGCGGAATAAATATTTTCCACCATGGCCTGAGGGGACAATTTTAGTAAAAGTGCTTTGGCGGCAACGCAGGCTACCCACATGGCCGGAGGCGTTGGTTCCGGCAGAGCTTATTGCAATCGCTATGATGTATAAACAGAGAGAGCAATATGCCGATACGCTGGGCTGGGGATTTTCCGTGTGGAATAGATTGAAGCGTACATTACCTGAAGATTTTGACGCAACTGTGGAAGAGTGTGTTGAATGTCATGCTCCGTTGAAAAAAAGTGATTATGTGTTCACCATGCCCGCTATCTTGCCGTAACGGGAGTAGGTTATGTACGCAGAAGCGACAGGCGTAGCACTGTTGCATAGCACAATTGAATAATAAAAAGAGCAGGTGAGTATCTGCTCTTTTTTTTGTCAGGCTTTCGCGGTATGAATTAATGGCAGTATGTTCAGCTTTGCCGTGCAATATATGGCAGCGCTGCGTATTTGCTATAGGGAGCGTATATATGCGTTTTAACGCTAAAGACAGTGTTGTTATTGAAAATATTTGTATAGCTGGTGCGCTGTTCTGCCTTGTGTTGGGTGGAACTCTCTACTTGCTTGATGCTGTGGTCGCTAGTGGCTGGGCACTTGCAATGTTGTGTATGTTTCCGGCAGGTCTTTTAGGAGTTGTTTTTGCGTTGCATAGAAAGCTGCGAAGCGATGCTCTTGAACAATGCAATCGTGTTCTGTGTGAGCTTGCAGAAACAAAATTAACGGTGCATACACTGCGACGCAACAAGGCGTTAATGCAATCAGTTTTTAATGCTTCAAATAATATATATTATGTGTTTGATACGCTTTTTGTATGCCAGAACGTAATAACTTCCAGAGAAGATTTGTTAGAATTTTGTCATGCAACAGATCCTTCCGGACAACGATTAGAAGAGCTTTTTGCCAAGAACTTCTCAGGAAGAATTAGAGGTGCGTTGCTGGATAGTTTAAAGAGAAACCGACAGCAAAGTATAGAGTACAGCATTGAAAACAACGGCAAAGAGCGTTGGCTGGAAGGGCGGGCTTTAGCATTGCCGCAAAGTGGGTGCGGTGCACGTCTTGTTGTGTGGATCGCACGGGATATTACAGAAGAAAAATGTAATCGTGAAGCAGTGCGGGTGCTTTCGACTCGGCTGGCATTATCCGAAGAGCAGCAGCGTCGTAGAATTGCCGTGGAGTTGCATGACAGTTTGGGGCAGATTCTGGCAATCGTGAAAATGCGCCTCAATCTTTTGGGAAGATATTTAAAAGATGGCGATGAGCGGAAGTTGCATGATGCTGTGATGGAGCAGCTTGGTAGTGGCATTGAATTGACTCGAACCCTTGTATGGGAACTGAGCCCACCAACATTGTACGCGCTGGGGCTTGTTTCTGCTGTTGAGTGGCTTGGTGAAAAATACGCCAAGGAGCATGACATTGCATTTTCTGTGGAAGATAAGATGCAATGTTGCATTTGGGGAAGCGATTTTAAAATTATGATGTTCCGTATCGTTCGGGAACTCATGGCAAATGTGGTGAAACATGCAAACGCAACATCCTGTGTTATTACG
Protein-coding regions in this window:
- a CDS encoding cytochrome P460 family protein, encoding MGKSIRNIRIVLLLVCGAALLACPALAVYDEKEGTSTQEEWEKAFKEWDSARQVWHEPKEAPNKMPFPDSYRDWNVLSVSYREDKESLRVIMGNDVAMLAARNKYFPPWPEGTILVKVLWRQRRLPTWPEALVPAELIAIAMMYKQREQYADTLGWGFSVWNRLKRTLPEDFDATVEECVECHAPLKKSDYVFTMPAILP
- a CDS encoding ATP-binding protein — translated: MRFNAKDSVVIENICIAGALFCLVLGGTLYLLDAVVASGWALAMLCMFPAGLLGVVFALHRKLRSDALEQCNRVLCELAETKLTVHTLRRNKALMQSVFNASNNIYYVFDTLFVCQNVITSREDLLEFCHATDPSGQRLEELFAKNFSGRIRGALLDSLKRNRQQSIEYSIENNGKERWLEGRALALPQSGCGARLVVWIARDITEEKCNREAVRVLSTRLALSEEQQRRRIAVELHDSLGQILAIVKMRLNLLGRYLKDGDERKLHDAVMEQLGSGIELTRTLVWELSPPTLYALGLVSAVEWLGEKYAKEHDIAFSVEDKMQCCIWGSDFKIMMFRIVRELMANVVKHANATSCVITFTSDSEGVSITVNDNGKGFPEGTVQKGLQKGFGLLTIQESVYHLGGDVQYTSNGVGGSVRIDFPFKQIAPVSEFQTGAATGTYDG